A single region of the Brassica rapa cultivar Chiifu-401-42 chromosome A03, CAAS_Brap_v3.01, whole genome shotgun sequence genome encodes:
- the LOC103859713 gene encoding putative F-box/kelch-repeat protein At3g17570, with product MVTPKLPWDLESEILSRVPPTSVKRLQLTCKRWNTLFKDQRFINNHMGKATTQMVLKKDESAYSFSLDFHGLHNRYDQFITITGKLQSLKDSEDVKISKIFPCEGLLLCTTKDKNLVVWNPCTGQTRWILSNGYAMNHKYYLGYGNKNKSCDSLKLLRLSYYYHQRLRVNTFEMYEFNSDSWRAFHDDSVNCGILSRGVSLKGNTYWLHSDDEDDDDLVNCILKFDFNTERFGRLSLPFHNDDNDACVVLSVVREEKLALLFQSFATYSPSEMKIWVTNTKADEAKDLLWSLFLVVDYTKVTEVRTRVISFLVDEENKRVMCCLGDYVDEDKTILYVAGEDIHKIVYREYIPEVRDLEYIPSPRLVSYVPSLVRIPLKQSNPDGKRKND from the coding sequence atggTGACCCCCAAACTCCCATGGGACTTGGAATCAGAAATACTTTCTAGGGTTCCTCCCACATCTGTAAAACGTTTGCAGTTAACTTGCAAACGATGGAACACTTTATTCAAAGATCAGAGATTTATCAACAATCACATGGGCAAAGCAACAACACAGATGGTCTTAAAGAAGGATGAATCGGCTTATTCATTCAGTTTAGATTTCCATGGACTACACAATAGGTATGATCAATTTATTACGATTACAGGAAAACTTCAGAGTCTGAAGGATTCAGAAGATGTCAAGATATCTAAAATCTTCCCTTGTGAAGGTTTATTGTTATGCACGACCAAAGACAAAAATCTCGTGGTTTGGAACCCTTGTACTGGTCAAACCAGGTGGATTCTATCCAACGGTTACGCCATGAACCATAAGTATTATCTAGGATACGGTAACAAGAACAAATCATGCGATAGCCTCAAACTCTTGAGGCTTAGCTATTATTATCACCAGAGGCTGAGAGTTAATACGTTTGAAATGTATGAGTTTAACTCTGATTCATGGAGAGCTTTTCATGACGATTCTGTTAATTGTGGAATATTGTCGCGTGGCGTGTCTTTAAAGGGAAATACTTACTGGTTACATTCAGATGATGAAGACGATGACGATCTGGTTAATTGTATTCTCAAATTTGATTTCAATACAGAGAGATTTGGACGTCTGTCTCTTCCTTTTCATAATGATGATAACGATGCGTGTGTAGTTCTATCAGTTGTCAGAGAAGAGAAACTTGCGTTGCTATTTCAGAGCTTTGCTACTTATAGTCCATCAGAGATGAAGATATGGGTGACCAACACTAAGGCTGATGAGGCCAAGGACTTGTTGTGGAGCTTGTTCTTAGTAGTGGATTACACTAAAGTTACAGAAGTCAGGACGAGGGTAATTAGTTTTTTGGTGGACGAGGAGAATAAAAGGGTCATGTGCTGTCTTGGAGACTATGTAGATGAAGACAAGACCATACTTTACGTTGCTGGAGAAGATATACATAAAATAGTCTATAGAGAGTACATCCCAGAGGTGAGAGACCTTGAGTACATCCCTAGTCCACGTCTCGTCAGTTATGTTCCAAGTTTGGTCCGAATTCCGTTAAAGCAAAGTAATCCTGATgggaaaagaaaaaatgattaG